In a single window of the Acetivibrio clariflavus DSM 19732 genome:
- a CDS encoding homocysteine synthase translates to MSERKLKFDTLQVHAGQKPDPTTGARAVPIYQTTSYVFNNVEHAANLFALKESGNIYTRIMNPTNDVFEQRIAALEGGVGALAVASGSAAITYAILNIAGSGDEIVAASTLYGGTYNLFAVTLPKLGIKTVFVDPDDPENFRKAINDKTKAVFIESIGNPGINIIDIEAVAKIAHENGVPLIVDNTFGTPYLIRPIEFGADVVVHSATKFIGGHGTSIGGVIVDAGKFDWAASGRFPGFTEPDPSYHGLIYSTLGSVAYIIKARVQLLRDTGAAISPFNSFLLLQGLETLSLRVERHVSNTKKIVEFLRNHPKVAWVNYPSIEGSKYYELAKKYFPKGCGSIFTFGIKGGVEAAKRFIENLEIFSLLANVADAKSLVIHPASTTHAQLSEEDQRAAGVTPDQIRLSIGIEDAEDLIYDLDQALNKA, encoded by the coding sequence ATGAGTGAAAGAAAACTGAAATTTGATACACTGCAGGTACATGCAGGTCAGAAACCGGATCCGACTACAGGGGCGAGAGCTGTTCCTATTTATCAGACCACTTCCTATGTGTTTAACAATGTGGAACATGCTGCAAATCTCTTCGCACTGAAAGAGTCTGGGAATATTTATACCAGAATCATGAACCCCACCAATGATGTGTTTGAACAGAGAATAGCAGCCCTTGAAGGCGGCGTAGGTGCTTTGGCTGTTGCATCGGGGTCGGCGGCTATTACATATGCGATACTTAATATTGCAGGAAGCGGTGATGAAATTGTCGCTGCCAGCACACTTTACGGAGGAACCTATAATCTGTTTGCGGTAACATTGCCTAAGCTCGGTATTAAAACTGTTTTTGTAGATCCTGATGATCCTGAGAACTTCAGAAAAGCTATCAATGATAAAACCAAGGCTGTTTTTATTGAAAGCATCGGCAATCCCGGAATCAATATAATTGATATTGAAGCAGTGGCTAAAATTGCCCATGAAAACGGTGTACCGCTTATTGTAGACAATACTTTCGGAACTCCGTATCTTATAAGACCTATTGAGTTTGGCGCTGATGTTGTTGTACATTCAGCAACCAAGTTTATTGGCGGACACGGTACTTCCATAGGCGGAGTGATAGTTGACGCAGGTAAGTTCGATTGGGCAGCAAGCGGAAGATTCCCGGGATTTACTGAGCCGGATCCAAGCTATCACGGTTTGATATATTCTACATTAGGTTCAGTTGCATATATTATTAAAGCCAGAGTTCAGCTTTTGAGAGATACCGGTGCAGCAATAAGTCCGTTTAACTCTTTCCTTTTGCTTCAAGGTTTGGAGACCCTTTCTTTGAGAGTTGAAAGACATGTTTCCAATACCAAAAAGATAGTTGAATTTTTAAGGAACCATCCAAAGGTAGCATGGGTTAATTACCCAAGTATTGAGGGCAGCAAGTATTATGAACTGGCAAAGAAGTATTTCCCTAAAGGATGCGGTTCAATATTTACCTTTGGAATAAAAGGCGGAGTGGAGGCTGCCAAGAGATTTATCGAGAACCTTGAAATTTTCTCATTACTGGCCAATGTGGCAGACGCCAAATCCCTTGTAATTCATCCTGCATCAACAACTCATGCTCAGCTGTCTGAAGAGGATCAAAGAGCTGCGGGAGTAACTCCGGATCAGATAAGACTTTCCATTGGAATTGAAGATGCGGAAGATTTGATTTATGACCTTGACCAGGCTCTTAACAAGGCATAG
- the cysK gene encoding cysteine synthase A: MSRIAKNLTDLIGNTPLLELSNYNKVNGLEARLIAKLEYFNPASSVKDRIGFAMIKDAEEKGLINKDTVIIEPTSGNTGIALAFVAAAKGYRLILTMPDTMSIERRNLLKALGAELVLTPGAEGMGGAIKKAEELAAQEKNSFIPQQFRNPANPEIHRKTTAEEIWRDTDGEVDIFVAGVGTGGTISGVGEILKQRKPGVKIVAVEPADSPVLSGGQKGPHKIQGIGAGFVPDNFKREVVDEIFTVKNEEAFETSRKLARTEGLLVGISSGAAAFAATQIAKRPENKGKVIVALLPDTGERYLSTALYQDL, translated from the coding sequence ATGTCAAGAATAGCAAAGAACCTTACTGACTTGATTGGAAATACTCCCTTGCTTGAGTTGTCCAATTACAATAAAGTAAACGGGCTTGAGGCAAGGTTAATTGCAAAATTGGAGTATTTCAACCCTGCATCCAGTGTAAAGGACAGAATCGGATTTGCAATGATAAAAGATGCAGAGGAAAAGGGGCTTATTAACAAGGATACGGTAATAATTGAACCTACAAGCGGTAATACCGGTATTGCACTGGCTTTTGTTGCGGCAGCAAAGGGATATAGACTGATACTTACAATGCCTGATACAATGAGCATTGAAAGGCGCAATTTATTGAAAGCATTGGGTGCTGAATTGGTACTCACTCCCGGTGCCGAAGGAATGGGAGGGGCAATAAAGAAGGCAGAAGAATTGGCAGCTCAGGAAAAGAACTCGTTTATACCTCAGCAGTTCAGAAACCCTGCCAATCCGGAGATTCACAGAAAAACAACAGCAGAGGAAATCTGGAGAGATACCGATGGCGAAGTTGACATATTTGTGGCAGGAGTTGGTACCGGCGGTACTATTTCCGGTGTAGGAGAGATATTGAAACAGCGCAAACCCGGAGTTAAGATTGTTGCTGTAGAGCCTGCCGATTCGCCGGTTCTGTCGGGAGGACAGAAAGGACCTCATAAAATTCAGGGAATTGGAGCCGGATTTGTTCCTGACAACTTTAAAAGAGAAGTAGTGGATGAAATATTTACAGTCAAGAATGAAGAAGCTTTCGAAACATCAAGAAAACTGGCAAGAACAGAGGGACTTTTGGTTGGTATATCTTCAGGAGCTGCTGCCTTTGCAGCAACCCAGATAGCTAAAAGGCCGGAAAATAAGGGAAAAGTTATTGTTGCCCTGCTTCCCGACACAGGTGAAAGATATTTATCCACTGCTCTGTACCAAGACCTTTAA
- a CDS encoding DUF2318 domain-containing protein, with the protein MNSKNQTSKGEVQKFNAKKISIIAVGVVVVILIGVFAVKGVIGKNDTKVSKGGDLVIPKSEVTETAKFYPYNANGTKLEILAVKASDGTIRTAFNTCQICNGSPRAYYKQEGKELVCQNCGNRFSMDMVEKERGGCNPIPIMQEDKIDDGTNIIISEEFILKNKNLFTANWKTK; encoded by the coding sequence ATGAATAGCAAAAATCAAACTTCAAAAGGAGAAGTACAGAAATTTAATGCAAAAAAAATATCAATTATTGCAGTCGGTGTGGTAGTTGTTATCCTTATAGGTGTATTTGCCGTTAAAGGTGTTATCGGAAAAAATGATACGAAAGTTTCAAAAGGCGGAGATTTGGTAATTCCCAAAAGTGAAGTAACCGAAACGGCAAAGTTTTACCCCTATAATGCAAATGGAACCAAATTGGAAATTTTGGCTGTCAAGGCTTCCGATGGTACAATCAGAACAGCCTTTAACACATGCCAGATATGCAACGGTTCTCCGAGAGCTTATTACAAACAGGAAGGCAAAGAACTGGTATGCCAAAACTGCGGAAACAGGTTCAGTATGGATATGGTGGAAAAGGAAAGGGGAGGCTGCAACCCTATACCCATAATGCAGGAGGATAAAATTGATGACGGCACAAATATTATTATTTCCGAAGAATTTATTTTAAAAAACAAAAATTTATTTACTGCAAACTGGAAAACAAAATAA
- a CDS encoding sensor histidine kinase produces the protein MKYSLRTKLTLSYIFIILLLVSLIFFFTNVVLEKYFQSYIIRQQEERNKEVVSLINQQYRDDVWNRDVIEDIGIYALENGLIVKVKDLKGNVIWDATVHNNGLCTQMLAHMAKNMESRYKNFDGRYVENSYPLYKDNLNFGVVEIGYYGPFYFNDSDLDFINSLNKVLIGIGLISVLLAVVFGTIMARRLSQPISRVIRATQIIARGDYRDRIVEESSTKEIGEMTSAINNLAETLEKQEALRKRMSLDVAHEFRTPIATLQSHLEAMIDGIWKPDAMRLKSCHEEVLRIGRMVRDIEQLAKFEGENLILNKEKVELSELIQTIVYNFESDFKNKGVELKVTGNKCIVSVDRDKISQVIVNLLSNALKCTPEGGTVEIKVAGLEKDAVIIVKDNGIGIEKEDLPYIFERFYRADRSRNRNTGGSGIGLTIAKSLVEAHRGKIEVKSEPGKGSEFTVTLPYS, from the coding sequence GTGAAATATAGCTTAAGGACAAAACTTACCCTTTCATATATTTTTATTATATTGCTGCTGGTTTCTCTAATCTTTTTTTTTACAAATGTGGTTTTGGAAAAGTATTTTCAAAGCTATATCATAAGGCAGCAGGAAGAGAGGAACAAGGAAGTTGTATCACTTATAAACCAGCAGTATAGAGACGATGTATGGAACAGGGATGTTATCGAGGATATCGGAATATATGCTTTGGAAAACGGCTTGATAGTGAAGGTGAAAGACCTGAAAGGGAATGTTATATGGGATGCCACCGTTCACAACAACGGATTGTGCACGCAAATGCTTGCCCATATGGCTAAAAATATGGAAAGCCGCTATAAAAATTTTGACGGCAGGTATGTGGAAAATTCATACCCTCTTTATAAAGACAACCTGAATTTTGGCGTTGTTGAGATTGGGTACTATGGTCCCTTTTATTTTAATGACAGTGACCTTGACTTTATAAATTCCTTAAATAAGGTGCTGATTGGAATAGGATTGATTTCAGTGCTTTTAGCTGTAGTTTTCGGAACAATCATGGCCAGAAGACTGAGTCAGCCCATATCCAGGGTGATCAGGGCAACCCAGATTATAGCCAGGGGAGATTACAGGGACAGAATTGTGGAAGAATCAAGTACAAAAGAGATAGGCGAGATGACTTCAGCAATCAACAATTTGGCTGAAACTCTTGAAAAACAAGAGGCTTTAAGAAAACGAATGTCTTTGGATGTTGCCCATGAGTTCAGAACTCCCATAGCAACGCTGCAGAGTCATCTTGAAGCCATGATTGATGGCATATGGAAGCCGGATGCAATGCGACTGAAAAGCTGCCATGAGGAAGTTTTAAGAATAGGCAGAATGGTAAGGGATATTGAACAGCTGGCTAAATTTGAAGGTGAGAATCTGATATTGAACAAGGAAAAAGTTGAGCTGTCGGAGCTTATCCAAACCATTGTGTATAATTTTGAGAGCGATTTTAAGAATAAGGGAGTGGAACTGAAAGTTACAGGCAATAAGTGTATTGTTTCGGTTGACAGGGATAAAATCAGCCAGGTAATTGTTAACTTGCTTTCTAACGCTTTGAAATGTACACCGGAGGGAGGCACTGTGGAGATTAAAGTAGCAGGATTGGAGAAGGATGCTGTCATTATTGTAAAAGACAATGGAATCGGCATTGAGAAAGAGGACTTGCCCTATATATTTGAACGATTTTATCGTGCTGACAGGTCAAGAAACAGAAACACGGGAGGTTCGGGCATAGGACTTACCATTGCCAAATCTTTGGTTGAAGCCCATAGGGGAAAGATTGAAGTTAAGAGCGAACCGGGCAAGGGATCAGAGTTTACTGTGACATTGCCCTATTCATAA
- a CDS encoding heavy metal translocating P-type ATPase produces the protein MDRKETFKISGMSCAACAARIEKGLNKLEGVKKASVNFAMEKATVEFEDSVINSSKISEAVKKLGYEAVKEDDGYKTKIELKITGMSCAACSARIEKRLNKFEGVKASVNLATQRASIEYDSSKIKSADLIKAVEALGYNAEKVENVSQDREKEEREKEIKKLKWEFIASAVLSSPLLLAMVFMLVNIDIPFLHNEYFQLIIATPVQFIIGFRFYKNAYHALRAKSANMDVLVAMGTSAAYFFSIYNAFFVEHMEGMMMKELYFEASSVIITLVLLGKYLEAVAKGKTSEAIKKLMGLQAKTARVIRNGIEQDIPVEDVEVGDIVVVRPGEKIPVDGKIIEGSSAVDESMLTGESLPVEKKEGDLVIGATINKYGTFKFEATKVGKDMALSQIIKMVEEAQGSKAPIQKIADQVSGIFVPSVMGIALLTFLIWYFAVGNFTSAIVSAVSVLVIACPCALGLATPTAIMVGTGKGAENGILIKGGEYLEMAYKLNAVVLDKTGTITKGQPEVTDIISLGGLTQSEILKISAISEKPSEHPLGAAIYEKGKAELGNLPDPDKFEAIPGRGIMAITEGKTIYIGTRKLMAEKGIELANSESVIVNLEDEGKTAMLVSVDDRIEGIIAVADTVKENSKSAIEDLQRMGIEVYMITGDNKRTANAIAKQVGISNVLAEVLPENKAEEVERLKKQGKVVGMVGDGINDAPALATADIGMAIGTGTDVAIEAADITLMRGDLRSIPMAIKLSRRTMRKIKQNLFWAFIYNIVGIPFAAFGMLNPIIAGGAMAFSSVSVVTNSLSLKRYKLAGEK, from the coding sequence GTGGACAGAAAGGAAACTTTTAAAATTTCGGGAATGTCCTGTGCAGCTTGTGCAGCAAGAATTGAAAAGGGTCTGAATAAATTGGAAGGAGTAAAAAAGGCCAGTGTGAACTTTGCCATGGAAAAGGCTACGGTGGAGTTTGAAGACAGTGTTATAAACAGCAGCAAAATCAGTGAGGCGGTTAAAAAATTAGGTTATGAAGCTGTAAAGGAAGATGACGGATATAAGACAAAAATAGAGCTGAAAATAACCGGCATGTCCTGTGCAGCCTGCAGTGCAAGGATAGAAAAGCGGCTTAACAAATTTGAAGGCGTAAAGGCATCGGTGAATCTTGCAACCCAGAGGGCAAGCATAGAATACGATTCTTCAAAAATAAAAAGTGCGGATTTGATTAAGGCTGTTGAGGCATTGGGATACAACGCCGAAAAAGTTGAAAATGTTTCACAAGACAGGGAGAAGGAAGAAAGGGAAAAAGAAATCAAAAAACTTAAGTGGGAATTTATTGCTTCGGCAGTTTTAAGTTCTCCTTTGCTTTTGGCCATGGTATTTATGCTGGTGAATATCGATATACCTTTTTTGCACAATGAATACTTCCAGCTCATTATTGCAACACCGGTACAGTTTATTATCGGATTCAGGTTTTACAAAAATGCTTACCATGCTCTAAGGGCAAAAAGTGCAAACATGGATGTTCTGGTGGCCATGGGGACATCGGCTGCATACTTTTTCAGCATCTACAACGCTTTTTTTGTGGAGCATATGGAAGGCATGATGATGAAAGAACTGTATTTTGAAGCCAGTTCGGTAATTATAACCCTTGTTCTTCTGGGCAAGTATTTGGAAGCTGTTGCAAAGGGAAAGACTTCGGAGGCCATAAAGAAACTTATGGGACTTCAGGCAAAAACGGCAAGAGTAATCAGGAACGGCATAGAACAGGATATTCCGGTGGAAGATGTGGAAGTTGGAGATATAGTTGTTGTAAGGCCGGGGGAAAAAATTCCTGTGGACGGAAAAATAATTGAAGGCAGTTCAGCTGTTGATGAATCCATGCTCACCGGTGAAAGCCTGCCGGTGGAGAAAAAGGAAGGGGACTTAGTTATCGGTGCCACCATTAACAAGTACGGAACTTTCAAATTTGAAGCTACAAAAGTAGGAAAAGACATGGCTCTTTCACAAATAATTAAAATGGTGGAGGAAGCTCAGGGCTCAAAAGCACCCATTCAGAAAATTGCCGACCAGGTATCGGGTATATTTGTACCCAGTGTAATGGGAATAGCTTTACTTACATTTTTAATATGGTATTTTGCTGTGGGGAATTTCACCTCGGCAATTGTAAGTGCCGTTTCGGTATTGGTTATTGCCTGCCCCTGCGCCCTTGGACTGGCCACTCCCACTGCTATTATGGTGGGAACGGGTAAAGGAGCGGAGAACGGAATACTTATCAAGGGGGGCGAGTACCTGGAAATGGCATATAAGCTTAATGCAGTGGTACTTGACAAAACCGGAACAATAACAAAGGGGCAGCCTGAGGTAACAGATATTATATCACTGGGAGGCTTAACCCAATCGGAAATTTTAAAAATATCCGCCATTTCCGAAAAGCCATCGGAACATCCTTTAGGTGCTGCCATATATGAAAAGGGGAAAGCCGAACTGGGGAATTTACCTGACCCTGACAAATTTGAGGCAATTCCCGGAAGAGGCATTATGGCGATAACGGAGGGCAAAACCATATATATAGGCACAAGGAAGCTAATGGCTGAAAAGGGCATTGAACTTGCAAACAGTGAATCGGTCATTGTAAATCTGGAAGATGAGGGCAAGACTGCCATGCTTGTGTCGGTTGACGACAGGATAGAGGGAATTATAGCTGTGGCAGATACCGTAAAGGAGAATTCAAAAAGTGCAATAGAAGATTTGCAGAGGATGGGTATTGAAGTTTACATGATAACCGGCGATAATAAAAGAACAGCCAATGCTATTGCAAAACAGGTGGGAATAAGCAATGTGCTGGCCGAGGTACTGCCGGAAAACAAGGCTGAGGAAGTGGAAAGACTGAAAAAGCAGGGCAAAGTTGTAGGCATGGTTGGCGACGGTATAAACGATGCACCGGCCCTTGCAACAGCGGATATAGGAATGGCTATAGGTACCGGAACCGATGTTGCCATAGAGGCAGCCGACATAACTTTAATGAGAGGCGACTTAAGGTCAATACCGATGGCAATTAAGCTCTCAAGGAGAACCATGAGGAAAATCAAGCAGAACCTATTCTGGGCGTTTATTTATAATATTGTGGGTATACCTTTTGCAGCCTTTGGCATGTTAAACCCGATTATAGCCGGCGGTGCAATGGCCTTCAGTTCGGTTTCGGTTGTGACAAACTCCCTGAGTTTGAAAAGATATAAACTTGCCGGTGAAAAATAA
- a CDS encoding response regulator transcription factor gives MHSDLKRILVVDDEDKIVEVVKSYLENSGYIVYAAFNGRQAMEMYEKMNPSLIILDLMLPDLSGEEICKAIRKRSSVPIIMLTAKVEEEDVLRGLDIGADDYVTKPFSPRQLVARVGALLRRVSGENMPLSGIISFNDGELVIDTLRYEVRKREKIINLTPYEFKLLLTLVKFPSKVFTREELINLVFGEDFEGYNRTVDTHIKNLRQKIEDDTKNPKYILTVHGIGYRFGGDKSEI, from the coding sequence ATGCATAGCGATTTAAAACGAATACTGGTGGTTGATGATGAAGATAAAATTGTTGAAGTGGTAAAGTCCTATCTGGAAAACAGCGGGTACATCGTATATGCAGCTTTTAACGGGAGACAAGCCATGGAGATGTACGAAAAAATGAATCCTTCACTTATAATTTTGGACCTGATGCTGCCGGATCTAAGCGGGGAAGAAATCTGCAAAGCTATCAGAAAAAGGTCATCGGTCCCGATAATTATGCTTACTGCGAAGGTGGAAGAGGAGGATGTGTTAAGGGGACTTGATATCGGAGCTGATGATTATGTGACAAAACCTTTTAGCCCCAGGCAGCTTGTAGCAAGGGTCGGGGCACTTTTAAGGCGTGTTTCCGGTGAAAATATGCCGCTTTCCGGTATAATATCTTTCAATGATGGAGAATTGGTTATCGATACCTTAAGATACGAGGTCAGAAAGAGAGAAAAAATTATTAACCTGACTCCCTATGAGTTTAAACTTTTATTAACTTTAGTGAAGTTTCCTTCAAAGGTTTTTACCCGTGAAGAGCTGATTAATCTGGTTTTTGGTGAGGATTTTGAAGGTTATAACAGAACTGTGGATACCCATATTAAAAACTTGAGACAGAAAATAGAGGATGATACAAAGAATCCTAAATATATACTTACCGTTCACGGGATCGGATATCGTTTTGGCGGTGATAAGAGTGAAATATAG
- the metA gene encoding homoserine O-acetyltransferase MetA gives MPIKIPEDLPARETLTKENIFVMGEERAIHQDVRPLKIAILNLMPTKIVTETQLLRLIGNTPIQVEIELLHPKTHVSKNTSEEHLTKFYKTFDEVKDMKFDGLIITGAPVEHMEFEEVNYWEELKQIMEWSLSNVYSTFHICWGAQAGLYYHYGIKKYLLEEKLFGVFAHRIYKPNTMLLRGFDDVFYVPHSRHTEIRMEDVLKVNELDILSDSEEAGIYVIKTDGGRQIFVTGHSEYDQYTLKQEYDRDISRGLKIKVPKNYFPDDDPTKPPIVNWRGHANLLFSNWLNYYVYQETPYDLSQLNKNLKSSE, from the coding sequence ATGCCTATAAAAATACCCGAGGATTTACCGGCGAGAGAAACGCTGACGAAGGAAAATATATTTGTAATGGGCGAGGAAAGGGCAATACATCAGGATGTAAGACCACTTAAAATTGCCATACTGAATTTGATGCCTACAAAGATTGTTACCGAGACGCAATTGCTTCGGTTGATTGGTAATACACCTATACAAGTGGAGATAGAGCTCTTGCATCCGAAGACTCATGTCTCAAAAAATACTTCGGAGGAGCACCTGACAAAATTCTATAAAACCTTTGATGAAGTTAAAGATATGAAATTCGACGGTCTGATAATTACCGGTGCACCGGTTGAACATATGGAATTTGAAGAGGTTAATTACTGGGAAGAACTTAAGCAGATAATGGAGTGGAGCCTTAGCAATGTCTATTCCACATTCCATATATGCTGGGGAGCTCAAGCCGGATTGTACTATCATTACGGCATTAAGAAGTATCTTTTGGAGGAAAAGCTCTTTGGTGTATTTGCACATCGCATTTACAAACCCAATACCATGCTGTTAAGGGGGTTTGACGATGTATTCTATGTTCCTCATTCCAGGCATACTGAAATCCGAATGGAAGACGTACTGAAGGTAAATGAGCTTGATATTCTGTCCGATTCCGAAGAGGCAGGAATATATGTAATTAAGACCGATGGAGGAAGACAGATATTTGTAACCGGCCATTCGGAATATGACCAGTATACCTTAAAGCAGGAGTATGACAGGGATATATCCAGAGGACTGAAAATCAAAGTTCCAAAGAACTATTTTCCTGATGATGATCCAACAAAGCCGCCGATAGTGAACTGGAGAGGTCATGCAAACCTTCTCTTTTCAAACTGGCTCAATTATTATGTATATCAGGAAACACCTTATGATTTGTCCCAGCTTAATAAAAATTTAAAGAGTTCAGAATAA
- the copZ gene encoding copper chaperone CopZ, whose translation MAMEVKTLNVEGMSCSHCENSVKKAVGALEGVAKVDVDLNGKKVTIEFDPAKVTVDNIKSAIEDQGYDVK comes from the coding sequence ATGGCAATGGAAGTAAAAACTTTGAATGTGGAAGGCATGTCCTGCAGCCACTGTGAAAACAGTGTAAAAAAGGCTGTAGGCGCACTGGAGGGTGTTGCAAAAGTAGACGTAGACCTTAATGGTAAAAAGGTTACAATTGAATTTGACCCTGCGAAGGTGACGGTTGATAATATAAAGAGTGCCATCGAAGATCAGGGATACGATGTAAAATAA
- a CDS encoding RrF2 family transcriptional regulator, which yields MKISTKGRYGLEALVDLAIHSSEGCVSLKSISERCGISEAYILQIFLILRRAGIVESVRGAQGGYMLAKSPSEITVGDVLTSLEGPLAPVACCTSTNENPLCERYGKCATVGFWKSVMKTLNEVADSITINDLVEYYRNNFFNKDYEIDYYI from the coding sequence TTGAAGATTTCCACAAAGGGCAGATACGGATTGGAAGCCTTGGTTGATCTTGCAATACATTCATCCGAAGGTTGTGTAAGTTTAAAAAGTATTTCCGAAAGATGTGGGATATCTGAAGCATATATACTGCAAATTTTTTTAATATTAAGGAGAGCAGGTATAGTTGAAAGTGTGAGAGGAGCACAGGGAGGATATATGCTTGCCAAAAGTCCTTCAGAAATAACAGTGGGGGATGTTTTAACCTCACTGGAAGGGCCTTTGGCTCCGGTAGCCTGCTGTACTTCCACTAATGAAAATCCCCTGTGTGAAAGGTATGGAAAATGTGCCACTGTCGGTTTCTGGAAAAGTGTAATGAAAACACTCAATGAAGTGGCAGATTCAATTACCATTAATGACTTGGTTGAATACTACAGAAATAACTTTTTCAATAAAGATTACGAAATTGATTATTATATATAA
- a CDS encoding RrF2 family transcriptional regulator, which translates to MKFSTKGRYGLRAMVDLAVNAKGEHVALCSIAERQGISTNYLEQVFSILRKSGLVKSVKGAQGGYILAEPPSDIKVGRILRALEGPLSVIDEKTENSNGSETGIEYCIKLCVWDKMNQALNDLADSVTLEDLVDNYRKLVGIDETMYYI; encoded by the coding sequence ATGAAGTTCTCTACGAAGGGCAGATATGGACTTAGGGCAATGGTTGACCTTGCAGTTAATGCAAAAGGAGAACATGTAGCACTGTGCAGTATAGCAGAAAGGCAAGGGATTTCCACAAATTATCTGGAACAGGTCTTTTCGATATTGAGGAAATCCGGATTGGTAAAAAGCGTTAAAGGCGCTCAGGGCGGATATATTTTAGCGGAACCTCCTTCCGATATAAAAGTCGGACGTATTTTGAGAGCTCTTGAAGGACCTCTTTCTGTTATCGACGAGAAGACGGAAAATTCCAATGGCAGTGAAACAGGCATAGAATATTGCATAAAGTTGTGTGTATGGGATAAGATGAATCAAGCGCTGAATGATTTGGCAGATTCTGTCACCTTGGAGGATCTTGTTGATAACTATAGGAAGTTGGTTGGGATAGACGAAACAATGTATTATATTTAA